The following nucleotide sequence is from Oceanivirga salmonicida.
TCTAATGCTCCATTTCTAAGTGCAAGTTTTGATGCTTTTTCTGCTCTTTTCAAAATATTTTCTTCATCATTTCCGTCAAATCTAACAATCAAGTATGCTTTTGCTTCAACACCATTTACATATTTAGGGAATACAAATTTTTGAGTATATTTTTCAGAATACTCTATCGTTTCACTTTCAGTAAATTCAATTGACTGTGGTTCTAATTTATTAATCGATAATTCTGGTACTAATTCTAAACATTTTTCCATATCTTCATAAGGAATAATGATAGAGATATCATATTTGGGTAAAGGTAATATTTTTAATACTATTTTAGTTATTATTCCTAATGTTCCTTCTGAACCTATTATTAAATTTAATAATGAATAACCAGATGATGATTTAGAAACTTTTGACCCAAATGTTGTTATTTCACCAGTAGGTAATACTAATTCTATTTCTCTTACATAAGCCCTTGTTGTTGAATATTTCACGGCTCTCATACCACCAGCATTTGTTGATACATTACCACCAATAGTTGCTGATTTTTCTCCTGGATCAGGTGGGTATAGATAACCCCTTTTCTCACTTTCAGTTTGTAATTGATTTAATAAAACACCTGGTTCAACTGTAACTAATAAATTTTGTTCATCATATTCTAAAATATTATTAAAAGTTGCCATATTTATTATTACACCACCATGAATTGCGACAGATGCTCCTGTTAAACCTGTACCAGCACCCCTTGCAACTATAGGTATATTATTTTCATAACATATTTTAACAACTTCTGAAACTTCATTTGTTGTATTAACGTCTACAACTATTTCAGGTTTTCCTTCTCCGTATATAGGCATTTCATCATGAAAAAAATCTTTATTAATTTCATTCCCAGAATATACTCTGCCTTGAACAACTTTTTCAATTTGTTTTTTTATATTTTCATCTATTTTATTATATTTCACAATCTACCTCTCAGATTTTATTTTTTCTATTAATAACGGTATAACTTCAAATAAGTCTCCAACTATGCCATAGTCTGCAACATTAAATATTGGAGCATTTCCATCTTTATTTATTGCAATTATAGTTTCAGAGCCATTCATACCACTAATATGTTGTATTGCTCCAGAAATCCCTATAGCAATGTATAGAGACGGACTTACTGTTTTTCCTGATTGTCCTACTTGATGAGAGTGTTTAAGCCACCCTGCTTCTACTATTGGACGTGAGCATGCAATATTGGCACCTAATATATCTGCTAACTCTTCTATCATTTTTAAATTTTTTGCACTTCCAATTCCTCTACCAACTGCAATTACTATTTCAGCATCCTCAAGTTTTATTTTTTCTAAGTTATCAATTAATATCATTTCAATTATTCTTGTTCTAATTTTTTTAGTATCAATTTCTATTTTTTCTTCAATTATATTTAAAGTTTTTTGTTTTTCAAATTTAATTTTTTTAAATACACCTGGTCTTATTGTTCCCATTTGTGGTCTTGTTTCAGGTGCAATTATTACAGCCATTAAATTCCCACCAAAAGTTGGTCTAGCCCATAAAACATTTCCATTTTCACTATCAACACTAAGTTCTGTACAATCTGCTGTTAAACCAGCATTTAGTTTTGATGCTACTCTTGGCGCTAAATCTCTACCCCTTGTAGTTGCACCTATTAATACAGTATTAGGCTTATACTTTTCAGCTATAGTTGATAAAGCATATTCATAAACTTCTGTATTATATTCAGTATATATTTCAGAAGAAACTGCTATAACACCATCTACACCATATTCTTTAAGTTCTTCTAATGCTATATTTATGGGATTACCTATAACAACTGCTATTAATTTTTGATTTAACTCTTTTGCTATCATTCTTGCTGGATTTAATAATTCTAAACCAACATTAGTACAAGCACCTAATGAATTAGTTTCAATAACAACCCACACATTTTTATACTTTGTCATAGTTTCTCCTTTTACTTAATTTTATTTTCTGCTTTTAATAAATTTACTAATTTATT
It contains:
- a CDS encoding FAD-binding oxidoreductase → MKYNKIDENIKKQIEKVVQGRVYSGNEINKDFFHDEMPIYGEGKPEIVVDVNTTNEVSEVVKICYENNIPIVARGAGTGLTGASVAIHGGVIINMATFNNILEYDEQNLLVTVEPGVLLNQLQTESEKRGYLYPPDPGEKSATIGGNVSTNAGGMRAVKYSTTRAYVREIELVLPTGEITTFGSKVSKSSSGYSLLNLIIGSEGTLGIITKIVLKILPLPKYDISIIIPYEDMEKCLELVPELSINKLEPQSIEFTESETIEYSEKYTQKFVFPKYVNGVEAKAYLIVRFDGNDEENILKRAEKASKLALRNGALEVYVADNDSRKKDLWTARGAFLEAIEAQAKLLDECDVVVPVSEVANYIKFVNSLKNNYDFKVVSFGHAGDGNLHIYALSNDLENVEEFKKQVDDFMNLLYEKALKLGGQISGEHGIGNGKRPYFKKYENEVNLELMRSIKKVFDPKMILNPSKIM
- a CDS encoding electron transfer flavoprotein subunit alpha/FixB family protein; protein product: MTKYKNVWVVIETNSLGACTNVGLELLNPARMIAKELNQKLIAVVIGNPINIALEELKEYGVDGVIAVSSEIYTEYNTEVYEYALSTIAEKYKPNTVLIGATTRGRDLAPRVASKLNAGLTADCTELSVDSENGNVLWARPTFGGNLMAVIIAPETRPQMGTIRPGVFKKIKFEKQKTLNIIEEKIEIDTKKIRTRIIEMILIDNLEKIKLEDAEIVIAVGRGIGSAKNLKMIEELADILGANIACSRPIVEAGWLKHSHQVGQSGKTVSPSLYIAIGISGAIQHISGMNGSETIIAINKDGNAPIFNVADYGIVGDLFEVIPLLIEKIKSER